One Tachypleus tridentatus isolate NWPU-2018 chromosome 3, ASM421037v1, whole genome shotgun sequence DNA window includes the following coding sequences:
- the LOC143246399 gene encoding snRNA-activating protein complex subunit 1-like, whose protein sequence is MPSQGKNFAAGVQTDVDALMKKFVEKKSIRYEEFAKIWKEMKFSSIFLLKDNERELLMFTRECFTIAMNLWTINYSFQEQVTGLYLLYGFYVKQSLNPPVKIRITLEQWKQLRDIFSIATREHHLDICFIVHRLQLMNAFHFVATPTMMGPKSSLRLNGISEVQETSRLDDVMMPLHELKNCGHLEQLQAIHEHYTKMKEAQSIESVQTLNIVSGDIYEEINEKIKQFQEKYKYSNQDSTFEEGDINDEEEENIGARRARLRAQQFSSVATVSQSRRHRPVQKDDSSDCDKSPIRKKKQ, encoded by the exons ATGCCAAGTCAGGGGAAAAACTTTGCAGCTGGTGTTCAAACAGATGTTGATGCATTAATGAAAAAGTTTGTGGAGAAAAAAAGCATTCGATATGAGGAATTTGCAAAAATTTGGAAAGAAATGAAATTTTCTTCAATATTCTT gtTGAAAGATAATGAAAGGGAACTGTTAATG ttcacaCGTGAGTGCTTCACGATTGCTATGAATTTATGGACAATAAACTACAGCTTCCAGGAACAAGTGACTGGCCTTTACTTGTTATAtggtttttatgtaaaacaatcattaaatCCACCTGTTAAG ATTAGAATCACATTGGAGCAATGGAAACAGTTACGAGACATCTTCAGTATTGCAACTCGTGAACATCACTTGGATATCTGTTTTATCGTTCATCGTCTGCAGCTTATGAATGCTTTTCACTTTGTAGCCACTCCAACCatg ATGGGCCCTAAGTCTTCCCTAAGACTAAACGGAATTTCAGAAGTGCAGGAGACAAGTCGTTTGGATGATGTTATGATGCCTCTACATGAATTAAAAAATTGTGGACATTTGGAA CAACTTCAGGCCAttcatgaacactatacaaaGATGAAGGAAGCACAAAGCATTGAAAGTGTCCAGACATTAAACATTGTGTCTGGTGatatttatgaagaaataaatga aaaaataaaacagtttcaagaGAAGTATAAGTATTCCAACCAG gatTCAACCTTTGAAGAAGGTGACATTAatgatgaagaagaagaaaacataGGAGCTCGTCGAGCACGTCTAAGAGCTCAACAGTTTTCTTCAGTAGCAACTGTATCTCAGTCACGTCGTCATCGTCCAGTTCAAAAAGATGATAGTTCTGATTGTGATAAATCTCCAATAAGAAAGAAGAAGCAGTAA